A single Roseinatronobacter monicus DNA region contains:
- a CDS encoding tRNA-binding protein, with protein MSDHIGFDDFLKVDIRAGKVTRAEPFPEARKPAIKLWVDFGPDIGIKKSSAQIADLYTPDGLVGRMVMAVVNFPPRQIGPFMSEVLVLGANDSQGQISLLAPDHDVPPGTRMH; from the coding sequence ATGAGCGATCACATCGGTTTCGATGACTTTCTGAAGGTCGATATCCGTGCGGGCAAGGTCACACGCGCCGAACCTTTCCCAGAGGCGCGCAAACCCGCGATCAAGCTGTGGGTGGATTTCGGGCCGGACATCGGCATCAAGAAATCATCTGCCCAGATTGCGGACCTCTATACCCCAGACGGGCTTGTCGGGCGCATGGTCATGGCTGTGGTGAATTTCCCGCCCCGCCAGATCGGGCCGTTCATGTCCGAGGTGCTGGTTCTGGGCGCAAACGATTCTCAGGGCCAGATCAGCTTGCTGGCCCCTGACCATGACGTGCCCCCCGGCACGCGAATGCATTAA
- the proC gene encoding pyrroline-5-carboxylate reductase has translation MEFDQIARNGMVLLGCGKMGSAMLAGWLARGVPAKSVHIIDPNPSDWVRNTGAHLNGELPATPAVAILAVKPQMMGDALPGLQALGNGTTLFISIAAGTSLARFSQALGHDTPIIRAMPNTPAAVGCGITALIGNDKVSPAHMELAEGLLAAVGATVRLEDESQMDAVTALSGSGPAYVFHMIEAMAQAGTDAGLAPDLAMQLARATVIGAGQLAAGADETAEQLRINVTSPKGTTAAALEVLMDADTGLSPLMARAVAAAAARSRELAQ, from the coding sequence ATGGAATTTGACCAGATTGCCCGCAACGGCATGGTGCTTCTGGGATGTGGCAAAATGGGCTCTGCCATGCTTGCAGGGTGGCTGGCGCGCGGTGTGCCTGCAAAATCCGTCCATATCATCGATCCTAACCCGTCAGATTGGGTGCGCAACACGGGCGCACACCTGAATGGCGAACTGCCCGCAACACCAGCCGTCGCAATTCTCGCCGTAAAGCCGCAAATGATGGGCGATGCCCTGCCCGGTCTGCAAGCCTTGGGCAATGGCACGACCTTGTTCATCTCGATTGCCGCAGGCACATCTCTGGCCCGCTTTTCTCAGGCTTTGGGGCACGATACCCCGATCATCCGCGCAATGCCCAACACGCCCGCTGCCGTTGGCTGCGGGATCACGGCGCTGATTGGCAATGACAAGGTGTCACCGGCACATATGGAACTGGCCGAAGGTTTGCTGGCAGCAGTCGGCGCGACTGTCAGGCTGGAGGACGAATCGCAAATGGATGCCGTCACAGCGCTGTCCGGCTCTGGTCCCGCCTATGTGTTCCACATGATCGAGGCGATGGCGCAAGCGGGCACCGATGCGGGCCTTGCGCCCGATCTGGCGATGCAGCTTGCACGTGCAACCGTCATAGGTGCAGGCCAGCTTGCAGCAGGCGCGGATGAGACAGCAGAGCAGTTGCGCATCAATGTCACCAGCCCAAAGGGGACAACCGCCGCCGCGTTGGAGGTGCTGATGGATGCTGACACGGGCCTGTCGCCCCTGATGGCCCGCGCCGTTGCGGCTGCTGCCGCGCGCTCTCGGGAATTGGCGCAATGA
- a CDS encoding YbjN domain-containing protein, translated as MSAAEFYLSSDSLHPIDMVETLAEHHAWDFDRMNEDQIAMAVEGQWRTYSISLALAPRDNMLRLVCTFEMDPPEGAMPAIYETISRANDMVWSGAFSFWETQRLMVWRYGLLLAEDQPADMEQIERMITAALMAAERFYPAFQLVAWANHSPTAALEMALAEAVGRA; from the coding sequence ATGTCAGCAGCAGAGTTTTACCTTTCATCAGACAGCTTGCATCCGATCGACATGGTGGAAACCTTGGCCGAACATCATGCGTGGGACTTTGACCGCATGAACGAGGACCAGATCGCCATGGCCGTCGAGGGGCAATGGCGCACCTACTCGATCAGCCTTGCACTGGCCCCGCGCGACAACATGCTGCGACTGGTCTGCACCTTCGAAATGGACCCGCCCGAAGGTGCCATGCCCGCCATCTATGAAACGATCAGCCGCGCGAATGACATGGTCTGGTCTGGCGCGTTCAGCTTTTGGGAAACGCAGCGCCTGATGGTGTGGCGCTATGGTCTGCTTCTGGCCGAAGATCAGCCTGCCGATATGGAGCAGATCGAGCGGATGATTACCGCAGCCCTGATGGCGGCAGAGCGCTTCTACCCCGCCTTCCAGCTTGTCGCATGGGCAAATCACAGCCCGACCGCAGCACTGGAAATGGCATTGGCCGAAGCGGTTGGCCGCGCATGA
- a CDS encoding Bax inhibitor-1/YccA family protein has translation MADFNTMRTQRVSGARAAEIDAGLRAHMNKVYGTMSVGMLITAAAAWAISGLATTTDPSMAVAELPNGTMLNTLGGAIYMSPLRWVIMFAPLAFILFGWGALMRRASPAGVQLGFFIFATAIGLSLSSIFLVFTSYSITQTFLVTSIAFGGLSLYGYTTKKDLSGMGTFLIMGVIGLIVAMIINLFLQSPAMMFAISAIGILVFAGLTAFYTQTIKSEYVAHAASGDQDWMDKAAVDGALMLYISFLNMFQFLLMFMGQQE, from the coding sequence ATGGCAGACTTCAACACGATGCGTACGCAGCGCGTCAGTGGCGCCCGCGCCGCTGAGATCGATGCGGGCCTGCGCGCCCACATGAACAAAGTTTACGGGACCATGTCGGTCGGCATGCTGATTACAGCGGCTGCGGCTTGGGCCATTTCCGGTCTTGCGACCACAACCGACCCAAGCATGGCCGTTGCAGAACTGCCAAACGGCACGATGCTGAACACACTTGGCGGCGCAATCTACATGTCGCCGCTGCGTTGGGTCATCATGTTCGCACCGCTGGCCTTTATTCTGTTTGGCTGGGGCGCGCTGATGCGCCGCGCATCGCCTGCTGGTGTGCAGCTTGGCTTTTTCATCTTTGCAACAGCCATTGGCCTGTCACTCAGCTCGATTTTTCTGGTGTTCACCAGCTATTCGATCACGCAAACCTTTCTGGTGACATCCATCGCCTTCGGTGGCCTTAGCCTGTATGGCTACACCACCAAGAAAGACCTGTCCGGCATGGGCACATTCCTGATTATGGGTGTGATCGGTCTGATCGTGGCGATGATCATCAACCTGTTCCTGCAAAGCCCGGCGATGATGTTCGCCATCTCTGCAATCGGCATTTTGGTGTTCGCAGGTCTGACAGCTTTCTACACACAGACCATCAAAAGCGAATATGTCGCCCACGCCGCAAGTGGCGATCAGGACTGGATGGACAAAGCCGCAGTCGATGGCGCGCTCATGCTCTACATCAGCTTCCTGAACATGTTCCAGTTCCTGCTGATGTTCATGGGCCAGCAAGAGTAA
- a CDS encoding NADPH:quinone oxidoreductase family protein produces MKAVLLTEANTMPQIAKVDRPLPAAGQVVIDVAACGLNFADLLMTRGQYQERPELPFVMGMEVSGTIASVGAGVETLRPGMRVAAFTGKGGLAEQVCCPANCCVPIPDAMPFTEAAGFLVAYGTSHLALNNRARLQAGESLVVLGAAGGVGLTAVEIGAAMGARVIAVARGPEKLDIARKAGADICLDSEGLDLRAELKAAGGVDVVYDAIGEPLATPALRSLRPEGRFLTIGFAGGTVPQFPANILLVKNLTVIGLYWGGYLKFAPQTLTDSLSQLMDWYAQGRLHPHVSHVLPLDQVAEGFELLRSRKSTGKVVIELAG; encoded by the coding sequence ATGAAAGCGGTTTTGCTGACCGAAGCCAACACAATGCCCCAGATCGCCAAGGTTGATCGCCCCTTGCCCGCTGCGGGACAGGTGGTGATTGATGTGGCGGCTTGCGGGCTGAATTTTGCAGACCTCTTGATGACGCGGGGGCAATATCAGGAACGCCCAGAGCTGCCCTTTGTCATGGGAATGGAAGTGTCGGGCACCATCGCCTCTGTCGGCGCCGGTGTCGAGACTCTCCGCCCCGGTATGCGGGTTGCAGCATTCACGGGCAAAGGCGGGCTGGCCGAGCAGGTCTGCTGCCCCGCCAATTGCTGCGTGCCCATCCCCGACGCTATGCCCTTTACCGAGGCGGCAGGGTTTCTTGTTGCCTATGGAACCTCGCACCTCGCCCTCAACAATCGCGCACGCCTGCAAGCAGGTGAAAGCCTTGTGGTGCTCGGCGCGGCTGGCGGGGTCGGCTTGACGGCGGTCGAAATCGGTGCGGCGATGGGTGCGCGCGTGATTGCAGTTGCGCGCGGCCCCGAGAAGCTGGACATCGCGCGCAAAGCAGGCGCAGACATCTGTCTTGACAGCGAAGGGCTGGACCTGCGCGCGGAACTCAAGGCCGCAGGCGGTGTCGATGTGGTTTATGACGCGATTGGAGAACCTCTCGCCACACCCGCCCTACGTTCCCTGCGCCCCGAAGGGCGATTCCTGACAATCGGATTCGCGGGCGGCACGGTGCCACAATTTCCGGCGAATATTTTGCTGGTCAAAAACCTGACAGTCATTGGCCTCTATTGGGGCGGCTACCTTAAATTTGCCCCCCAGACCCTGACCGACTCGTTGTCGCAACTGATGGACTGGTATGCACAAGGACGCCTGCACCCCCATGTCAGCCATGTTTTGCCGCTCGATCAGGTTGCAGAAGGGTTTGAGCTGTTGCGCAGTCGAAAATCGACCGGAAAAGTTGTAATTGAGCTCGCAGGATGA
- a CDS encoding helix-turn-helix domain-containing protein: MTHLVDSHVGQKIRQRRWMVGMTQQQLAEAVGIKFQQIQKYETGMNRVSASRLWDISRALGVSASFFFEGLSEGSEEAHADDQVMQQKETLDLLRSYYAIPEGQRKRFLHLAQSLGDFSVAS; this comes from the coding sequence ATGACACATTTGGTAGATTCACATGTTGGGCAGAAAATCAGGCAGCGCAGATGGATGGTCGGTATGACCCAGCAGCAGCTTGCAGAAGCTGTCGGCATTAAATTTCAGCAGATTCAGAAATACGAAACTGGAATGAACCGCGTATCGGCGTCCAGATTGTGGGATATCTCGCGCGCTCTAGGTGTCTCGGCAAGCTTCTTCTTTGAGGGGTTGTCTGAGGGTTCAGAGGAAGCCCACGCCGATGATCAGGTCATGCAGCAAAAAGAAACGCTTGACCTGCTGCGCAGCTACTATGCCATTCCCGAAGGTCAGAGAAAGCGGTTTTTGCATCTGGCACAGTCACTTGGAGATTTTAGCGTAGCGTCTTGA
- the hisN gene encoding histidinol-phosphatase yields the protein MPDDRRTLSQHAVVLEQIETLADLAREAILPWFRSPELGAANKTAEGFDPVTQADRAAEQALRAYLQEARPLDGILGEEFGPKASQSGLTWVIDPIDGTRGFLAGTPCWGVLIALADVDGPFLGVIDQPYISERFLGGLGQAWVDGPQGRKALATRTTPNLGDAILFTTFPEIGTTAEQAAFKRVEQNVRLTRYGMDCYAYALLAAGHVDLVIEAGLNPYDIAAPIAVIEAAGGIVTDWHGARVGENGQVIAAANAELHAQALALLRG from the coding sequence ATGCCTGACGATCGGCGAACGCTGTCGCAACACGCTGTGGTGCTTGAGCAAATCGAAACGCTTGCCGATCTGGCGCGCGAGGCGATTTTACCTTGGTTCCGCAGCCCGGAGTTGGGCGCAGCAAACAAGACTGCCGAGGGTTTTGATCCGGTGACACAGGCGGACCGCGCCGCAGAACAAGCGCTTCGCGCATATCTGCAAGAAGCGCGCCCGCTGGACGGCATTTTGGGCGAAGAGTTCGGGCCAAAAGCCAGTCAATCGGGCCTGACTTGGGTCATCGACCCGATTGACGGCACGCGCGGGTTTCTGGCCGGAACGCCCTGTTGGGGGGTTCTGATCGCCTTGGCTGATGTGGACGGGCCTTTTCTAGGGGTAATTGACCAGCCGTATATTTCGGAGCGCTTTCTGGGCGGTCTGGGGCAAGCATGGGTTGACGGGCCGCAAGGGCGCAAAGCCTTGGCCACCCGCACCACGCCCAATCTGGGTGATGCGATTCTCTTCACCACATTTCCTGAGATCGGCACCACGGCAGAGCAGGCCGCTTTCAAACGGGTTGAGCAGAATGTCCGTCTGACACGCTATGGCATGGATTGCTATGCCTATGCGTTGCTGGCCGCAGGGCATGTCGATCTGGTGATTGAGGCGGGGCTGAACCCCTATGACATCGCCGCGCCAATCGCGGTGATAGAGGCGGCAGGCGGCATTGTCACCGACTGGCACGGCGCGCGCGTTGGCGAAAATGGGCAGGTGATTGCAGCGGCAAATGCCGAACTGCACGCACAGGCGCTTGCATTGCTGCGCGGATGA
- a CDS encoding alpha/beta hydrolase, producing MVEYLDTSVGHRLAYHKTDGDGPGIVFLGGFMSDMSGTKAVFLEDWAKKQGRAFLRFDYTGHGQSSGRFEDGCIGDWTEDALEALSKLTSGPQILVGSSMGGWIALLLARSVPKRVHALIGIAAAPDFTEDSMWPGLSDAQRAEILEQGQTSVPNAYDDTPYILTRRLFEDGKMQLVLRTALNLPFPVRLMQGTDDEAVETSVPLRLLDHATCPDMRLTLVKDADHRFSTPDCLAMITSAIAETSR from the coding sequence ATGGTTGAGTATCTGGACACAAGCGTGGGGCACCGACTGGCCTATCACAAAACTGACGGGGACGGGCCGGGCATCGTGTTTCTGGGCGGCTTCATGTCGGATATGTCAGGCACCAAAGCCGTATTTCTGGAAGACTGGGCAAAGAAACAGGGGCGCGCCTTTTTGCGGTTTGACTATACCGGACATGGGCAAAGCTCTGGCCGCTTTGAAGATGGCTGCATCGGCGATTGGACCGAAGATGCGCTAGAGGCACTCAGCAAACTGACCAGCGGGCCGCAAATACTTGTCGGCTCATCGATGGGGGGCTGGATCGCGTTGCTGCTTGCGCGCAGCGTGCCAAAGCGTGTCCATGCCCTGATCGGCATCGCCGCCGCCCCTGATTTTACTGAGGACAGCATGTGGCCGGGACTGAGTGATGCGCAGCGCGCAGAGATTCTGGAACAGGGCCAGACCAGCGTGCCCAACGCCTATGATGACACGCCCTATATCCTGACGCGCCGCCTGTTCGAGGACGGCAAAATGCAGCTTGTGCTGCGCACCGCATTGAACCTGCCATTTCCCGTCCGCTTGATGCAGGGCACTGATGACGAGGCTGTGGAAACCTCGGTCCCGCTGCGCCTGCTCGATCATGCCACTTGCCCCGATATGCGCCTGACCTTGGTCAAGGATGCCGATCACCGGTTCTCGACGCCGGACTGTCTGGCGATGATCACATCCGCGATTGCCGAGACATCGCGCTAA
- a CDS encoding MFS transporter → MHTPRPAVRLAYNMLVSEDDGRMCRDISDEACNHQPQNFMRHALALGLSKSADGLADPKLVLSWLMTHLGAPTALVGLLVPIREAGALLPQLFTAARIRAMAQRKWVWAAAAIGQGLGAAIILAAALVLQGGAAGGVILLGLTLLALSRSVASVAYKDVLGKTIDKGQRGTVTGVAGSWSAMVVIIFALVLILYSDMRAGIVLGAVALAAGAWLLSGLVFTGLAEDKGAQSGGANGFAAALANLRYLREDSQLARFIVARGLLTSTALAPPYLVVLASGDGGTALEGLGALVLASALAALLSSYVWGRLADKSSRQVLIWTGICGAAAMALTLVFSATDLAATIWAMPVALFGLMIAHQGVRLGRATYLVDMVGQDRRAIYTAIANTVIGVILLASGVFGALAALAGAGATMALFACMAAGGALAASGLKELGNG, encoded by the coding sequence ATGCACACCCCCCGCCCCGCAGTCCGTTTGGCCTATAACATGCTGGTCAGCGAGGATGATGGGCGTATGTGCCGCGACATCTCGGATGAAGCCTGCAACCATCAGCCACAAAATTTCATGCGGCACGCCTTGGCCCTTGGGCTGAGCAAATCTGCCGACGGGCTGGCAGACCCGAAACTTGTCCTGTCTTGGCTGATGACCCATCTGGGCGCGCCCACTGCACTGGTGGGGCTCTTGGTGCCGATCCGCGAAGCAGGCGCATTGCTGCCGCAACTGTTCACCGCAGCGCGGATCAGGGCGATGGCGCAGCGCAAATGGGTATGGGCTGCCGCCGCAATCGGTCAGGGGCTTGGTGCCGCCATTATTCTGGCAGCGGCATTGGTGCTGCAAGGCGGTGCGGCGGGTGGCGTGATTCTGCTGGGCCTGACACTTTTGGCGCTGTCACGCTCGGTCGCGTCCGTCGCGTATAAGGATGTCTTGGGCAAAACCATCGACAAGGGCCAGCGCGGCACAGTCACAGGCGTTGCGGGCAGTTGGTCGGCGATGGTTGTGATTATATTTGCGCTGGTGCTGATTCTCTATTCCGACATGCGGGCGGGGATTGTACTGGGTGCAGTTGCGCTGGCAGCCGGGGCGTGGCTGCTGTCAGGGCTGGTGTTCACAGGGCTGGCCGAGGATAAGGGCGCGCAATCGGGTGGCGCGAACGGGTTTGCCGCAGCGCTCGCCAACTTGCGCTACCTGCGCGAAGACAGCCAGCTTGCCCGCTTTATCGTGGCGCGCGGCCTTCTGACCTCGACCGCCTTGGCCCCGCCCTATCTGGTGGTGCTGGCCTCTGGCGATGGCGGCACCGCACTGGAGGGGTTGGGCGCGCTGGTGCTGGCCTCGGCGCTGGCGGCATTGCTGTCGAGCTACGTCTGGGGTCGGCTTGCAGACAAATCCTCGCGGCAAGTGCTGATCTGGACAGGCATTTGCGGCGCGGCAGCAATGGCGCTGACGCTGGTCTTTTCGGCCACAGACCTTGCGGCAACGATCTGGGCCATGCCTGTGGCACTGTTCGGGTTGATGATCGCGCATCAGGGCGTGCGGCTGGGGCGTGCAACATATCTGGTCGACATGGTTGGACAGGACCGCCGGGCCATCTATACCGCGATTGCGAATACGGTCATCGGGGTGATCCTGCTGGCCAGTGGCGTGTTCGGTGCCCTTGCAGCCCTTGCCGGTGCAGGGGCTACGATGGCATTATTCGCCTGTATGGCCGCCGGCGGCGCGCTGGCGGCAAGTGGCTTGAAGGAGTTGGGCAATGGTTGA